Within Tenebrio molitor chromosome 3, icTenMoli1.1, whole genome shotgun sequence, the genomic segment GCTCTTACAGAATTATTAGTATGTATAACGAAATGATTAgtcagtaaaatatgaaagGCTAGTAAGGTTGCTCTGAGGGAGCGGTTGGAAAAAGGGTAGTGACAAAGTTGAAATTATGGGAATTGTTTGATCATTTGCTTGCCGTTCCTCCTAGTGCAGGTGAACTTAGCTCCTCGGTTATAGCGATTGCTGCAAGTCGTGGCGAGATTCGTAAATCGGCAAGATGATCGAGATTATTGAGATTGTTGGAATTTGTTGGAATTTTCGAGATAGTCGGGATAGTCGGGATTTGTTGGACTGAGGTTGTTGGGCTTGTTGAGATAGTTGGAATTTGTTGGACTGAGGTTGTTGGGATattctacaaaataaaaaaaatctgctgTAAAGAGGCGATATCTAACATCATCCGCATATACCTCTTGGCAAAGAAAATACCCAACGGGTAGTTATCGACTGGGAAACCAGAATATTCGCTCTATTGTGCCCAAGACTGCTGGTGATGGTCAATGCCTAAAAGAGTATCGTGAGGGCACGGTGATTTTATGCGAGAGACACATACCTCTAATGCCTATATCCGTAAGATCCTCCAAATGGAGCTGCAGGGTACAAGGCGCGGTAATTCTAAACAGACGGTATACCTTGACCCTTGAAGACTATGGTACTTTGGAAATCCCAATATAATGGTAAAGTTTGCCCAAAATAACCACTTCAGATACGGCACAGGTTGTTAGCGTCTCTGTTTTCTGACagacaagatttttttagaataacaaattaaaaaaaagaaaggtcCGTTGCTAACCATGGATTTCTTGATGTTGCAAAAACCAaacgatagaaaaaaaaaatagtgacaATGTTGCAAAAACcaaacgataaaaaaaaatagttacagGACAGAAACACAgatgttattaataattatgtttAATCCTCGTTTCCTAATTATACAGTGAGACAAAATTAACAAACTAAATCCAACCTATATGCCACTGTGGGCGATACACTGTAGTCTATGAAAGGAGGTACCAGGATATAGCTCAAATGTTACTCCGAAAACCAAGTTAGAGCATTGACTCttacgacaaaaaaattaaacaagatTAACAATTCAAAATGTAATGTTAAGAAATGAACAGAAAAGAAATGAAGTGGTCCAAAATGATACGCTGAAGGCGCTTAAACActagtaaaatttacaaaaagtgcCGGTACTACCAGGCTATATTTAAGATTTAACAAAtcaatgaaattaaaataaaacttcccTTACACCGGGCCTGAAGCTTGGAATCCAAAGAGAGTCCCGGGAAGAGTGAGCTGGAGGAAAGTCCTCCGAGCCCCTCTTCCGCCGCTGGTCTATCACGCCGTCCGTATCCTCGGAAAGTCCTGGGGGTCCTTCCTCCCCTCGACCCTTCCTAGGGATAAGCGTAAGTAAGTCAGAGTTAGCCCcggtgtaaaaaaaaaagataatgaAATGTGATAAGGATAAAAACCTCCGAGAGCCAGCTGGCGCGTCGTTTCTGGCGAGGTCACTTCAGGTCTGATAACGTGAAACTACGTAAAAGAAATGAGCCAAAATGGCGGACTGAAAAAGAAAGACGCTGAAGGACCTTGCCAGATAAGAGTTGCTCCTGGACTCGGGTTCCTCGGCCAGGGACAGTCCGGTGCGAGGTCCTGTTCTCTGGTGGGATCCTGGGGGATGACGCCGGCCCAACAGGGTGGCGAAAATGATCCGCTGACGCGTAGGGTCGATGACCCTCGTGAAGGAAGCCTATATCCGCCGCAACGTACGGTTGGAGTTCCTCCTGGACGATTTCCAAGCCGCTTCGGTCCTCCTCCACGGGTTCGCCAGCACCTGTTGCACTGAGAAAAACACCCCCTAATCTCCCCCTTTGAGCACAACACTCACACACGGATCGGTCGTAAACCCTTCACGAGtactagggcccggattttaggcaattaaaaagtcggaaataggtgcctaaaatagtcccttaaactactgcaaatagtcccttaaaaactgaaaataagccatactaggtccttaaagttgtggttaattaaattaaaaaatgtgtttttaaagttttaagtaggtacacacaacaagatatttactaattattttttattaattaatatacaatactacaagtttgttagttatttacattgttacgtatttacattgcatacaagatattgctctaaattttctactttaaaacattgtcggttatccaccaaaatggacttatattttgaaaaacttctttctacctcgcaagaggtaatgggcgcaaatttgtaataaatttcttccattttggtgtcatgttccggcacatcttcacctctaaaaattcttgccaattctagaagaaatttgtatccaggatttttttcagtaacatcttcaagtttttttaatgctactgctgctacagggcctggagatttttttagggaggtaaatacgttttcaacaattttgattgaatcggttaaaggtaacccatttttttccaattgagtaatactttcgcagattattttaaaattactgcgaacataaattaattggttttttattccgggtttcttcattatagactgtgctttttgaatagcaacagcagaacttccatcaaaggacatgacaacctgtgagtagttaaaaacagtttaacaatcaattaatttgcttatcttttatatacttacttctttaatggaatcaaagtgttcgctgtaaaacatagcagcctgaagccatgttccccatcgtgttaaaattggctgtggaggcagtggcatttcttttagtttttctttgtacatttcaactctcaaaggtgccttaacgaaaatttttttcacgttcgaaattaaattatccacatcttcatattgatagcgaattttttcagccactagatttaaagcatgcgctaagcatgtgacatgcacaatttttggataaaacaccttaaggtgtctaccagattttatcatatatggtgctccatccgttacaaacaaaagaaacttttcagcaacaactctggtactccacaagatttctacgcatagaaattttaaatcaaaataaatttaaaaaagtgaaaaacccttacctaaagattgatttacgaatctagctattgtctcatgatttgttctttctaattgtttagacgccaaaagataagattttccaggttcatcttctgaaagtttcccaaccagacaattcgccacatatcgcccaagtgcatctgttgtttcgtcaactgaaacccatatgttaaaaggatccagctcattccgaatgcggtcaatagtctaaaagtgaaaataattttaaattaaatattaaaagatagtatgttcatacatctttgtagcattttggtaaataatttttccgtaaagtagactcatccggaatttttctaccacaatattttgtcagaaaattctgaaacgcaggattttgtagtttgtgccatggtatattggcagctaaaaagacgttacaaagttccatattgaatgtactatttgccgattcctccaagttctgtgtcagcaacgtttgccgaagcggtgtcataatgttctctttatggatggccgtttgctcatgctgttgcaagtgacattttttttcgcatataaactacaaaaaataaaattttcaaataagtaaaaaatataaaatgacatatttttaattatgcttaacttaccagtttaccacaagctttacaaaacatttctcgggttgattttatttcatataaatctttcttgcttgtccactgtaatattttttcgcgtaaactaattttttgtttcggcattatgttcactttaaacaggttcacaagaaacacgaccactgcacggagataaagtaaacgagaaatgacaaatttgtaatgcttatatttacgtctcccaccaaatttcagaggagatggttaattttatatttcttaaatttttagaaaatgacacccttaaggtttctcttattgtttcacttcgggattttaattttcgtttttatggcaaggaccattttataaacgttaaagcttctaacaatacctaagtatcagaaaacattagaccgcgtatacctgcaccccttcgaacagaggcaaacagataaactctgtaatttatgccagtccagtctaatggtttgtggtacttaggtattgtcggagtatttaccgctgacatcatggtcccaaccgtaaaagcgaaaaagtaattcctgtattgtactgcactttgtacatttcagtaattacatctccttaaattttaaaatcataaagcattgtaaattttattgaggtaccacttttacattttcaataccgtaaacttcccagaattcgaaaattgggaaaaaaccgcaaaaatgaaattgatttttggtcattttaggcatgttcaggcagttaaaaggtaaaataggtatttaaagggcattttaggccgaataggcagaatcaaatatggctctaattactctaattaagccagaaatcatttatagacaagtttcatacatgtgccttaaaaaataaaaatagtccattttgcctaaaatccgggccctaacGAGTACTAGTCGAGAACCTCCAACATGGCGTCTGTTCCACCTTTATATCTTCTCCCCTGCTCCCGCAAATTTGTGGCGGCCGGCACCGGAAGTCGGGGTCCGAGAGCCCGTTCTGGAACGTTCTCGAACCTTCTCGCATTTACGATttaccgcgaaatttaaatcgtaacacaACCTATGAAAAACATCGAGAACGAAGATCAagttgaagaagaagaagacaGACCCGACGAGCAAAAGACGGACACTGAGGGGAAGTCGGAGATCAACTCTGAGGGCAGTCAGAAGTTGAGGAAAGTATCAAGAGGTGATGAAAAATACAAGACTAGGAACTAGCTGGGAGACATcgatgaagaagaagaaacttctCAACACACTTCCGGAAGAGTTTTAAGAGATCGGTCGATGATAGTAGAGGAGTTTGTAAATCAAGTGATTGAGGATCCTGCGACCTTTGAAGATGCCTGGAGAAGCGAGAACTCAGCTGAATGGAAAAAGGCCATGGATCGCCTCTTTGAAAGAAAATCAAGACTGGTCGCCAAGGGATTTAGTCAGCGTCACGGCAGTGATTACAGCGAAACTTTCAGTCCAGTGGCAAAGATGGGCACAATTCGTTCAATTCTCAGCATCGCACCAAGTGAGAAGATGCATCTGATACAATTTGATGTATCAACGGCTTTTCTGTATGGAGAGCTTGAAGAAACAGTATTTATGAGACAACCACAAGGATATGAGTATGAAGACGGAAGCAGCAAGGTTTGCCAACTTAAGAAAAGTCTCTACGGTCTTAAGAAAGCGCCTAGGTGCTGGAACAAACGTCTTGGAGTTTTTCTGCAACGACATGGATTCAAAGCCAGTGACGCTGACCCATGTTTATACATCCGAGAGAAAGGTGgccaaaaactcattcttgTGATTTACGCGGATGGTCTCCTAGCTGCAACAGATCAACGAGAAATGGAAATTTTCATTGGAGAGTTGAAATCTGAATTCAAAATCATCTCGAAAAAGGccaattattttttgggtCTTCAGATTGAGCATGaagaaaagttaattaaaattcatcAGAAGACGTATGCAAAGAAAATCTTAgaacgttttaatttttcagaatGCAAGCCGGTTTCAACTCCAATGCTCAAGGGCACAGAAATTTCCACATCAGAGAAAGATAATCAAGCACAGAAATTTCCCTATAGGCAAGCAGTTAGAGCTCTGATGTATCTGATGCTTGGCACGAGACCAGACCTGACGTACAGCGTGGGGTTTATTTCGAAAACACTCGAAAATCCAACTCGAGAGGACGTCATAAGAGTCAAAAGAGTCTTCAGGTACATAGCAGAAACCTTGGACCTGGGAATAGTTTATCGGAGCATCATGGATGAAGGCCTTTTGGACGTCTACAGCGATGCAGATTTTGGAGGGTGCACATCAACAGGTCTCTCAACCTCTGCAGTCATCGTAAGGTATTCTGGAGGAGTAATTTCCTGGATGAGTCAACGACAACCTGTTGTGGCAACTTCAACAACTGAAGCAGAAATCATCGCAGCAAACGAAGGAGCCAAAGAGGCAATTTGGCTGAGCAGACTTTTCAGAGGGATCATTCAATTCAGAATTGTTCCCATTATTCAAGTTGATAACTCTGCAGCAGTGAGACTGGCTCAGAATCCTGAGTTTCACCGCAGAACCAAGCAATTTTCATCAAACACTTTTATCAAAGAAAAAGTGACAGAGGGAAAACTTGGCGTTCACCAAATCTCTACGGAACATCAAGTAGCAGACATTATGACAAAGCCGCTGCCAAAGACACGCCTGAAGATTTTATGTGTGAAAATGGGACTTATGTGAAATAGAAAGGACTACAGACAGTGAATAGCATGTTTATTCTTTTTCAACTATCATTAAGAAAGGAAGGTGTTAAAATAATATGTTAAATTGAAGTTGAACCTTTGAGTTGAATTACGAACCCATAAAtggaacaacaaaaaaaaataaaaaatcaagatGGCCGACAGCTGCGTCTCTTGACAATTCTCCGTAGTTTTTGAGCTTGTCGGTCTTActcacagacaattaaactatagtaagacacTTCAATCCCATATAATAATGTTGAAATAGCTTCGACGGTGCTGCTCCGCACGCATTTGGCCAAAACACTCCGTCGTATTTATTCGTAAAATTTCGATTATTACCGTTGTATttaaaacagtcaaaaaatatttgtcaaatgtgacacttttctgaaaaaaataaaaatgtacttatTAAAGATATAAGACTTTctgtgaataaaaaggtaggtGTTGGCTTTTGTAAATAGTTAATTTTagttcttttcatttttgtttggttttgttcggttTAGTTTTAGCGCGTAGTTTAAGTTagctttaaaattcaattcgaaaatAGTTGCACCCTCTGTCATTGGTTATTGCGCGTTAACCGATTCACAATTTCGTGCAAAATCGGGGTTGACGAAACCTCCCCCGCGAGTGAGGgacatttttggaagaaaCAGAGACTTCGAATTTGACCGTCCTTGTGAACACACCTAGTTTTCGTACTCATCGTCTCGTGTCGTGAAACCCACTTAATTGAAGTGGCACCGAAGTCCAAAATTATCGTTGAATTCCACCCATGCCAATCGGTCCATGGTCTCTTCGCGGTCCGCAAAAAAAGGTAagtcaattttgatttaacgaATTGTGGATCACGGAGAAAATCGAACAAAGCTCTTCGTTTAGGTAGGCTTAAGTCAACTAAAACTGACTTAAGTGCCCTGGAGACAAACAGTAGGAATTAGTgccatttattaaatgaaaggAATTATACTAGCCAACGTTTTCAGTATTGATAAATTGTcaataagaaaacaataaagaaaggaaaaaaataacattttctacTTTTTGGGCAATTTGTGAATCTGCTACGTAATTTATAAAGGTAAAAACTTAAGTGATGAAACTTCTTAATAAAGTTATACTTTCAGTTTCAATTCaagacaaaaagaaaccaaacaaTAGTGTGTGCCCCCGGTACCTATTCTTTTAAGGAGCATGAcaagttaaaattgaaactaaaATACACAGTGGGCCGAAAAAAACGGTACAAATTTTGTTCGTTCATATTTTCCTGAgttattaagttttttaaatgattaatataccagtgaaaaacccaatatttatagaaaagatGAAGGCCTCTTGCTGTGCAGAGATGGTCCTAACTCAAAAGTTGTGCGTCATAACATGAAGACATGCAAAAATTCTGGTTTTGAAGATTACCTATCTCAATTATGAGTTTCCAGATATGGTTCAATATGCCCtccatttttattagctaTCATTTGTAATCGTCTTTGTCCGTCCCCCATTGCAGAAGCTACATATTTGTCTCTGAGGTAGCTGATTCCAGCATTCCGTTAATCGTTCAGAAGCCTTCAGCTCAAGGTATATGATTGTTTGTGCCGCTCGGTGCGATGTTGATGTTGCTCCATCTATCACTAGTGAAGACGATTGCAAATGGTAGCTAATAAAAATGTGGAGCATATTGAACCACATCTGTAAAACTTATAATTGAGAGAATTTTTGCATGTCTTCATGTTGTAACGCACAATTTTTGAGTTCTGGACAACAACAatcttttctataaatattgaGGTTTTCACTGGTATATTACTCATTAAAAACGGATAATAACTCAGGAAAATATGAGCGTACAAAATTGGTATAAACCGTTTTTATCGACCCACTAAttatatacagtgcattttttttaactgttgccatagggaattgcatggtaaaacttataccccctgttaacttttgttctgatgaaaatattcaaaccatttttgcaaaaaagttggaagattttttaaactatccgatagattacaattcaatatcctaaactgtcgaaaaagttgtgaaaaaaatattttaaagtgcgccggaataatagtacgtcgagcggtcgccagaatagcgtccctgtcgaCTCAACCAGCATCTGACCAAATTCCATTACAgtgcgacatttacaaaatagtcgaagaaaaacattttgaacaattattttgataatttctgttaatttgttgaattatttgtgcgttaacgttattacgttttttttttttataaagaaatttaatcatagccacgagaagatctcgctatttattttttaaatgaaattgacaaaaatcaaaagtggggataggcagttgctggttgagccgataaggacgctattctggcggccgctcgacgtactattattccggcgtggtacaaatattttttttacaactttttcgacaatttaggatattgaattgtaatctgttcgatagtttaaaaagtcttccaactttgttccaaaaatggtttgaatattttcatcagaacaaaagttaacagggggtataagtttcaccatgcaattccctatggcaacagttaaaaaaaatgcactgtatgtATAACAGAAGAGTTGTGTGTTGTGTTGCCAAAATTTACGATCTAAgtgtatttttgaataaaagaaGTATTGGAAAGAAATTACGTATCGCCTTagaacgaaaaattaattttcatggtTTATATGTAAAAGCCATTTTctggaaattaaaacaaaattgttggaTGCATCAATCAATTTGatcatttatataaaaaaaaaactgcaggacgtaagaagagaattaaaaaaaaaatcgtcatGTTACTTACGAAGAAAATGGAGATTTtctgaatatttaattttagttttggttctagtttttaatttaattcatttattgttaatttttcttataattaataaaacgttgtgcattttaaagacattttacatttgaaattaatattaaatgaggacaaaattattaatttaaacaactcCATCAAGCatgctttataaaattagttcgGCCAACTGCTCGCGCCGCGCTGGAATcgtgtttccaaaaattgggtaGCAATGCGacgtcttactatagtttaattgtctgtggtcttactatagtattgccgttataactttttatctgctccgcccactaaaattgaccaatcagaatcaaagccagattcaatctgtgcaacttttcatcacatttgccacataaaaaagttaaggttagaattttgctgtcaagtccacaattattgttttaggttctaaaaaataaagtgtcattaagacaattcgaatgtcagaaatttttactgtgtaaatcagatcgtcttaacaacctatttgattggtaactaagaaaatgaaatgggcggggcagataaaatgttacgttgtcgtTAGTATAGTAGAAATGTAATCTGTTttctggaaaaaattaatttgtttttttttggcattttcCTAAAACATTTGGTATAACTAAGGTACtagatcaacacactacgtatAGAGGTACCGCCATTCCATTCCTCGCGAGAGTGGATTGTAAGATAAAGATATCAAATGCAAATTTCACAAGTGGAATAAGGAAGACAATAGTTTTggggatttttttaatgaaataatggcattactacaatgtcaaaaatatgttaggttatgtcgcccattattaatcaaaattttttaactgaaatgttttactggttgcagatatctttataattaaaatttacaaaaacatcACTAATAAAACCCAAACAAGTTACCAAAATTTTAatcgtttaaaaatacaatatcaaaatatattttgaactGCTCTTCTCATTCCCATACTTTTATGTAGATACTTACACAGCAGATTTGTAGTTCACGGTTGGAGCACGAACTCACAGACagtctcaatttttttagCCACTGTTCCCTCCGTACTCTGTTTTTGACTTCTAATATTAAATTGCTTGTTACTGTATATAAGTATATGTAACGAGTGTCTTACCGTTTGGaacataaaacaatttaaatccattttttcTAGAACTTGAACAGCCGCTAACACAACACTTGTTACTGACCATGttaaagtattaaaataaacgcaAGTAATTGAACCAAGTTAAAAGATGTAACgagaacaaagaaataaatgacaatactTAAACACAAACGAAAACTGTAACGAAATAATAAGTTAGATGAATCTTGAACGAGGATTATTAAATATGCAGCAGAATAATGACACtagtttttgtcaaattacgtcaaatcatttttagattgtgttttttttatcccCAGTTTGAGTACATTGTGCGACAAGgacagacaaaaaaatcactgaTGGCGGTACCTCTatacgtagtgtgttgatctaGTTACCTTAGGTATAACAGATACTATTACTTTGGTCATCAAAGTCAGCTGAgtgacataaagttgtaaagcaagcattaggatggttaaccttattttttactaatgTCAGCCATTGTCACTGACTGTCACTATCA encodes:
- the LOC138126797 gene encoding uncharacterized protein is translated as MPKQKISLREKILQWTSKKDLYEIKSTREMFCKACGKLFICEKKCHLQQHEQTAIHKENIMTPLRQTLLTQNLEESANSTFNMELCNVFLAANIPWHKLQNPAFQNFLTKYCGRKIPDESTLRKNYLPKCYKDTIDRIRNELDPFNIWVSVDETTDALGRYVANCLVGKLSEDEPGKSYLLASKQLERTNHETIARFVNQSLEILWSTRVVAEKFLLFVTDGAPYMIKSGRHLKVFYPKIVHVTCLAHALNLVAEKIRYQYEDVDNLISNVKKIFVKAPLRVEMYKEKLKEMPLPPQPILTRWGTWLQAAMFYSEHFDSIKEVVMSFDGSSAVAIQKAQSIMKKPGIKNQLIYVRSNFKIICESITQLEKNGLPLTDSIKIVENVFTSLKKSPGPVAAVALKKLEDVTEKNPGYKFLLELARIFRGEDVPEHDTKMEEIYYKFAPITSCEVERSFSKYKSILVDNRQCFKVENLEQYLVCNVNT